The following proteins are encoded in a genomic region of Anser cygnoides isolate HZ-2024a breed goose chromosome 13, Taihu_goose_T2T_genome, whole genome shotgun sequence:
- the AMOT gene encoding angiomotin isoform X2 — MRNSEEQAATTVLQRLLQEQLRYGNPNDNRNLLALHQQATGNAPPFNSTGNPAPQNEGLSSQDHQLVTHAARQEPQGQEIQVDNSIMEKQLSPRLQNSEDLPTYEEAKVQSQYFRGQPHASVGAAFYVTGVTNQKMRTEGRPTVQRVSPGKVHQDEGLKDLKQGHVRSLSERLMQLSLATSGVKAHAPVTSAPLSPLSPLSPQQSSDPYKNSGSNEFYKNSVQPPSQPSMKGMEQRGPPPEYPYKNVSTPSMNCKPQDSGHFYSDHRVSQQGRSDGPMMRYQHPPEYGSVRQNPDVQLQLQQRPPHHHSPTSSLTSLGSLTLLQSPPPSRLSPSQHQQPLTPSQGDPGLLPRTQQPFLSNQVHQGDLYRLCQPFLGPQQQGDSYSVMSRAQQIPSPYQQMQVDPFSIVSRAQQMVEILSEENRSLRQELDGCYEKVARLQKLETEIQQVSEAYKNLEKSSSKRDALEKAMRNKLEGEIRRLHDFNRDLRERMETANKQLAEKEFEGSEDNRKTISQLFAQNKETQREKEKLEIELAAARSTNEDQRRHIEIRDQALNNAQAKVVKLEEELKKKQVYVEKVEKMQQALVQLQAACEKREQLEHRLRTRLERELESLRMQQRQGTSQAANVSEYNATALMELLREKEERILALEADMTKWEQKYLEESVMRQFALDAAATVAAQRDTTVISHSPNPSYDTSLEARIQKEEEEILLANRRCLDMEGRIKTLHAQIIEKDAMIKVLQQRSRKEPGKTDQLSSMRPAKSLMSISNAGSGLLSHSSTLSSTPILEEKREDKSWKGSLGVLLGTEYRSESIPSTPSPVLPSTPLLSAHSKTGSRDCSTQTDRGSDQSKAAPPAAAPTPGRLPSTGLAYSADKTDGPLFHSSTLERKAPVQTMGQDLPDGEMVEYLI, encoded by the exons ATGAGGAATTCAGAAGAGCAAGCAGCTACGACAGTTTTACAgcgcctgctgcaggagcagctcagaTACGGAAACCCAAATGACAACCGTAACCTCCTCGCCTTACACCAGCAAGCCACGGGAAATGCCCCCCCTTTCAACAGCACCGGGAACCCAGCGCCGCAGAACGAAGGGCTGAGCTCCCAGGACCACCAGCTCGTGACTCATGCTGCCCGTCAGGAGCCCCAGGGCCAGGAGATCCAGGTGGACAACAGCATCATGGAGAAGCAGCTCTCCCCGCGGCTCCAAAACAGCGAAGACCTCCCAACCTACGAGGAAGCCAAAGTCCAGTCGCAGTATTTCAGGGGCCAGCCGCACGCCAGCGTCGGGGCAGCGTTTTACGTAACGGGGGTAACCAACCAAAAGATGAGGACTGAAGGGCGGCCCACGGTTCAGCGGGTGAGCCCGGGGAAGGTCCACCAGGACGAAGGACTTAAGGACCTCAAGCAAGGCCACGTCCGCTCCTTGAGCGAGAGGCTGATGCAGCTGTCCTTGGCCACCAGCGGTGTCAAGGCGCACGCGCCAGTCACAAGCGCGcctctctcccccctctccccgctTTCCCCTCAGCAGTCGAGCGACCCTTACAAAAATTCTGGCTCCAATGAGTTCTACAAGAACTCGGTGCAGcccccttcccagcccagcATGAAAGGGATGGAGCAGCGGGGTCCTCCTCCAGAGTATCCTTACAAAAACGTGTCCACCCCATCCATGAACTGCAAACCTCAGGACTCGGGGCATTTCTATAGCGATCATCGCGTGAGCCAGCAGGGAAGATCCGATGGGCCTATGATGAGGTATCAGCATCCCCCTGAGTATGGGTCAGTCAG gcAGAACCCCGACGTGCAGCTGCAGCTACAACAGAGACCACCTCACCACCACAGTCCGACGTCGTCCTTGACGTCCTTGGGATCTTTGACCCTGCTCCAGTCTCCACCGCCATCCAGGCTGTCCccttcccagcaccagcagcccctgACTCCGAGCCAGGGAGATCCTGGCCTCCTGCCACGGACCCAGCAGCCCTTCTTGTCAAACCAAGTGCATCAGGGAGATCTGTACCGACTATGCCAGCCTTTTCTGGGCCCGCAGCAGCAAGGCGATTCCTATTCCGTAATGTCCAGGGCTCAGCAGATACCTTCCCCGTACCAACAGATGCAAGTAGATCCTTTTTCCATAGTTTCCAGGGCCCAGCAAATGGTGGAAATCCTGTCAGAAGAGAACAGGTCTCTACGACAGGAGCTAGATGGGTGTTACGAGAAGGTGGCCCGGTTGCAGAAG CTGGAAACAGAAATTCAACAAGTTTCAGAGGCATACAAAAACCTGGAGAAGTCATCCTCGAAGCGGGATGCCCTGGAAAAGGCCATGAGAAACAAGCTGGAAGGAGAAATTCGTCGGCTTCATGATTTCAACAGGGATCTGAGAG AACGTATGGAGACAGCCAACAAGCAGCTTGCAGAGAAGGAATTTGAGGGTTCTGAAGACAATCGGAAAACCATCTCTCAACTCTTTGCACAAA ACAAGGAAACGCAGCGGGAAAAGGAGAAACTGGAAATAGAACTGGCTGCTGCACGCTCCACCAACGAAGACCAGCGGAGACACATTGAGATCCGAGACCAGGCCTTGAACAACGCTCAGGCCAAGGTGGTGAAACTGGAGGAGGAG CTCAAAAAGAAGCAGGTCTACGTTGAGAAGGTGGAGAAGATGCAGCAGGCCCTGGTTCAGCTGCAGGCAGCGTGTGAGAAACGGGAGCAGCTGGAACACAGGCTGCGGACGCGGCTGGAGCGAGAGCTGGAATCTCTCCGGATGCAGCAG CGTCAGGGTACATCTCAGGCTGCCAACGTATCGGAGTACAATGCCACGGCGCTTATGGAGCTCCTGCGcgagaaggaagaaaggattcTTGCTTTGGAAGCCGACATGACCAAGTGGGAGCAGAAATACCTGGAGGAGAGTGTGATGAGACAGTTTGCTTTGGATGCAGCTGCGACTGTGGCTGCTCAGAG GGACACGACGGTGATCAGCCACTCACCTAACCCGAGCTATGACACCTCATTGGAAGCTCGCATtcagaaggaggaggaagagatcCTGCTTGCCAACAGGAGGTGTCTGGACATGGAGGGAAG GATCAAGACTCTGCATGCTCAGATCATTGAGAAGGACGCCATGATCAAAGTGCTGCAGCAGCGCTCCCGCAAGGAGCCCGGGAAGACCGACCAGCTCTCCTCAATGAGGCCTGCCAAGTCGCTCATGTCCATCTCAAACGCGGGCTCAGGCTTGCTGTCCCATTCATCCACGCTGAGCAGCACTCCCAtcctggaggagaagagggaggaCAAAAGCTGGAAAGGCAGTCTAG GTGTTCTGCTGGGAACAGAATATCGCTCAGAATCCATCCCCTCCACACCCTCTCCTGTCCTTCCTTCCACCCCGTTGCTGTCAGCCCACTCGAAAACAGGCAGCAGAGACTGCAGCACCCAGACTGACCGGGGGAGCGATCAAAGCAaagctgctcctcctgctgcagctcccacaccAGGACGACTCCCCAGTACCGGCCTGGCGTACAGTGCGGACAAAACAG
- the AMOT gene encoding angiomotin isoform X1, translating into MLSSELFWKRGEYQVIWPAEEDTEAVSEWRFWTCRRKAVSPHVPELLLLTKEVKVKDIGQGQLLHSTQKAPRFEMRNSEEQAATTVLQRLLQEQLRYGNPNDNRNLLALHQQATGNAPPFNSTGNPAPQNEGLSSQDHQLVTHAARQEPQGQEIQVDNSIMEKQLSPRLQNSEDLPTYEEAKVQSQYFRGQPHASVGAAFYVTGVTNQKMRTEGRPTVQRVSPGKVHQDEGLKDLKQGHVRSLSERLMQLSLATSGVKAHAPVTSAPLSPLSPLSPQQSSDPYKNSGSNEFYKNSVQPPSQPSMKGMEQRGPPPEYPYKNVSTPSMNCKPQDSGHFYSDHRVSQQGRSDGPMMRYQHPPEYGSVRQNPDVQLQLQQRPPHHHSPTSSLTSLGSLTLLQSPPPSRLSPSQHQQPLTPSQGDPGLLPRTQQPFLSNQVHQGDLYRLCQPFLGPQQQGDSYSVMSRAQQIPSPYQQMQVDPFSIVSRAQQMVEILSEENRSLRQELDGCYEKVARLQKLETEIQQVSEAYKNLEKSSSKRDALEKAMRNKLEGEIRRLHDFNRDLRERMETANKQLAEKEFEGSEDNRKTISQLFAQNKETQREKEKLEIELAAARSTNEDQRRHIEIRDQALNNAQAKVVKLEEELKKKQVYVEKVEKMQQALVQLQAACEKREQLEHRLRTRLERELESLRMQQRQGTSQAANVSEYNATALMELLREKEERILALEADMTKWEQKYLEESVMRQFALDAAATVAAQRDTTVISHSPNPSYDTSLEARIQKEEEEILLANRRCLDMEGRIKTLHAQIIEKDAMIKVLQQRSRKEPGKTDQLSSMRPAKSLMSISNAGSGLLSHSSTLSSTPILEEKREDKSWKGSLGVLLGTEYRSESIPSTPSPVLPSTPLLSAHSKTGSRDCSTQTDRGSDQSKAAPPAAAPTPGRLPSTGLAYSADKTDGPLFHSSTLERKAPVQTMGQDLPDGEMVEYLI; encoded by the exons ATGCTTTCCTCAGAATTATTTTGGAAGCGAGGAGAGTATCAAGTGATCTGGCCTGCTGAAGAGGATACTGAAGCCGTCTCTGAGTGGAGATTTTGGACTTGCAGGAGGAAGGCTGTGTCCCCCCATGTGCCAGAACTGCTCCTCCTTACCAAGGAAGTCAAAGTGAAGGACATAG GTCAAGGGCAGCTTTTACATTCCACCCAAAAGGCACCACGGTTTGAGATGAGGAATTCAGAAGAGCAAGCAGCTACGACAGTTTTACAgcgcctgctgcaggagcagctcagaTACGGAAACCCAAATGACAACCGTAACCTCCTCGCCTTACACCAGCAAGCCACGGGAAATGCCCCCCCTTTCAACAGCACCGGGAACCCAGCGCCGCAGAACGAAGGGCTGAGCTCCCAGGACCACCAGCTCGTGACTCATGCTGCCCGTCAGGAGCCCCAGGGCCAGGAGATCCAGGTGGACAACAGCATCATGGAGAAGCAGCTCTCCCCGCGGCTCCAAAACAGCGAAGACCTCCCAACCTACGAGGAAGCCAAAGTCCAGTCGCAGTATTTCAGGGGCCAGCCGCACGCCAGCGTCGGGGCAGCGTTTTACGTAACGGGGGTAACCAACCAAAAGATGAGGACTGAAGGGCGGCCCACGGTTCAGCGGGTGAGCCCGGGGAAGGTCCACCAGGACGAAGGACTTAAGGACCTCAAGCAAGGCCACGTCCGCTCCTTGAGCGAGAGGCTGATGCAGCTGTCCTTGGCCACCAGCGGTGTCAAGGCGCACGCGCCAGTCACAAGCGCGcctctctcccccctctccccgctTTCCCCTCAGCAGTCGAGCGACCCTTACAAAAATTCTGGCTCCAATGAGTTCTACAAGAACTCGGTGCAGcccccttcccagcccagcATGAAAGGGATGGAGCAGCGGGGTCCTCCTCCAGAGTATCCTTACAAAAACGTGTCCACCCCATCCATGAACTGCAAACCTCAGGACTCGGGGCATTTCTATAGCGATCATCGCGTGAGCCAGCAGGGAAGATCCGATGGGCCTATGATGAGGTATCAGCATCCCCCTGAGTATGGGTCAGTCAG gcAGAACCCCGACGTGCAGCTGCAGCTACAACAGAGACCACCTCACCACCACAGTCCGACGTCGTCCTTGACGTCCTTGGGATCTTTGACCCTGCTCCAGTCTCCACCGCCATCCAGGCTGTCCccttcccagcaccagcagcccctgACTCCGAGCCAGGGAGATCCTGGCCTCCTGCCACGGACCCAGCAGCCCTTCTTGTCAAACCAAGTGCATCAGGGAGATCTGTACCGACTATGCCAGCCTTTTCTGGGCCCGCAGCAGCAAGGCGATTCCTATTCCGTAATGTCCAGGGCTCAGCAGATACCTTCCCCGTACCAACAGATGCAAGTAGATCCTTTTTCCATAGTTTCCAGGGCCCAGCAAATGGTGGAAATCCTGTCAGAAGAGAACAGGTCTCTACGACAGGAGCTAGATGGGTGTTACGAGAAGGTGGCCCGGTTGCAGAAG CTGGAAACAGAAATTCAACAAGTTTCAGAGGCATACAAAAACCTGGAGAAGTCATCCTCGAAGCGGGATGCCCTGGAAAAGGCCATGAGAAACAAGCTGGAAGGAGAAATTCGTCGGCTTCATGATTTCAACAGGGATCTGAGAG AACGTATGGAGACAGCCAACAAGCAGCTTGCAGAGAAGGAATTTGAGGGTTCTGAAGACAATCGGAAAACCATCTCTCAACTCTTTGCACAAA ACAAGGAAACGCAGCGGGAAAAGGAGAAACTGGAAATAGAACTGGCTGCTGCACGCTCCACCAACGAAGACCAGCGGAGACACATTGAGATCCGAGACCAGGCCTTGAACAACGCTCAGGCCAAGGTGGTGAAACTGGAGGAGGAG CTCAAAAAGAAGCAGGTCTACGTTGAGAAGGTGGAGAAGATGCAGCAGGCCCTGGTTCAGCTGCAGGCAGCGTGTGAGAAACGGGAGCAGCTGGAACACAGGCTGCGGACGCGGCTGGAGCGAGAGCTGGAATCTCTCCGGATGCAGCAG CGTCAGGGTACATCTCAGGCTGCCAACGTATCGGAGTACAATGCCACGGCGCTTATGGAGCTCCTGCGcgagaaggaagaaaggattcTTGCTTTGGAAGCCGACATGACCAAGTGGGAGCAGAAATACCTGGAGGAGAGTGTGATGAGACAGTTTGCTTTGGATGCAGCTGCGACTGTGGCTGCTCAGAG GGACACGACGGTGATCAGCCACTCACCTAACCCGAGCTATGACACCTCATTGGAAGCTCGCATtcagaaggaggaggaagagatcCTGCTTGCCAACAGGAGGTGTCTGGACATGGAGGGAAG GATCAAGACTCTGCATGCTCAGATCATTGAGAAGGACGCCATGATCAAAGTGCTGCAGCAGCGCTCCCGCAAGGAGCCCGGGAAGACCGACCAGCTCTCCTCAATGAGGCCTGCCAAGTCGCTCATGTCCATCTCAAACGCGGGCTCAGGCTTGCTGTCCCATTCATCCACGCTGAGCAGCACTCCCAtcctggaggagaagagggaggaCAAAAGCTGGAAAGGCAGTCTAG GTGTTCTGCTGGGAACAGAATATCGCTCAGAATCCATCCCCTCCACACCCTCTCCTGTCCTTCCTTCCACCCCGTTGCTGTCAGCCCACTCGAAAACAGGCAGCAGAGACTGCAGCACCCAGACTGACCGGGGGAGCGATCAAAGCAaagctgctcctcctgctgcagctcccacaccAGGACGACTCCCCAGTACCGGCCTGGCGTACAGTGCGGACAAAACAG